In one Nicotiana sylvestris chromosome 8, ASM39365v2, whole genome shotgun sequence genomic region, the following are encoded:
- the LOC138875164 gene encoding uncharacterized protein yields MPDNEQRRLERFGRLQPPSFSGVEGEDAQGFLDKCRWMLHTAGILLSSGVPFTTFQFSGAAFTWWEDFERRRPIGAAPLSWQQFSTFFLEKYVPQSRREELHRQFEWLTQGDMIVTQYEMRFTELACHAIWMIPSDRERIRRFVDGLNYHLRILMTRERVLGATFEEVVDIAREIEKVRHQEREEREAKRPR; encoded by the coding sequence ATGCCGGAtaatgagcagcgtcgtcttgagaggtttggtaggctccagcctccgtcGTTCAGTGGTgttgagggtgaggatgcccagggttttcttgacaagtgtcgGTGGATGCTTCAtacagcagggattcttttgTCTAGTGGTGTgccatttaccacctttcagttctcgggggctgcctttacttggtgggaggattttgagaggcgtaggcctatcggtgcagcacccctttcttGGCAACAGTTCTCCActttcttcttggagaagtatgtaccgcagtcccgcagagaggagctgcataggcagtttgagtggttgacgcaGGGGGATATGATcgtgacccagtatgagatgaggtttacTGAGTTGGCTTGTCATGCCATCTGGATGATTCCatcagatcgtgagaggatcaggagatttgtggatggccttaactaccatcttcgtattctgatgactagagagagagtattgggtgctacgttcgaggaggtggttgatatcgctcgtgagattgagaagGTTCGCCATcaagagcgagaggagagggaggccaagaggcctcgatga